TACAGAAAAATTAGGTTTCATAGTCATAGCTCCTTAAACGATTACTAGCACAATCAGAGAAATAAATGCCACGGCTGCCCATTGAGTAAGCACAATGATTTTCTTATCCACTGGCTTACCTTTTAAGCGAATCGGCATTACCTGTGGCATCATGCTGAAGAACGTTTGAGCATGCAGTAGGCTACCCGCAAGCGCAACGATGTTAATCGTGACTACAAGTGGATTGGCCATAAACTCAATCCAACCTTGCCATGCTTCTGGCCCTTTTACTAAGCAACCTAAACCGAAAGTTAGGAAGAGCGTAAAGAGGATCAGAGGCAGTACCGTTGCTTCACGCAGCATGTAGAAGCGGTAAAATGGATGATCTTTCCACCAAGTTCGTTTTACCTCGCGAACGTAAGGTTTACGGTTACTCATCTTACGCCTCCTGTGTAGTCTTTGTTGGTGTGCCATCAGGCTTGAACATTGAGATCACGAAGTCCATAGAAGACTCGACCTTACCTTGGTTTACTGCAGCTGCAGGGTCTACATTCTTCGGACAAACTTCAGAACAGTAACCCACAAAGGTACAGCCCCAAGCACCGTTCTCGCCATTAATGAGTGACATACGCTCATCTTTACCGTTGTCACGGCTGTCTAGGTTGTAACGATGGGCAAGAGTCAGTGCCGCTGGGCCTATGAACTCTGGGTTTAGGCCAAATTGCGGACACGCAGCGTAACAAAGACCACAGTTGATGCAACCAGCGAACTGCTTGTACTTGGCCATTTGCTCTGGCGTTTGTAGGTTAGTGCCGTCTTCAGGTTTACGATCGTTACCTATGATGTAAGGCTTGATGGCTTCAAGGCGCTCAATGAATGGTGTCATGTCGACAATCAAGTCTTTCTCGATTGGGAAGTTTGCTAATGGCTCGATCTTCACGCCGTTTGGGTAATCGCGCAGGAAGCTTTTGCAAGCAAGTTTTGGTACGCCGTTAACCATGATGCCGCATGAACCACAGATCGCCATACGACAAGACCAACGGTAAGACAGATCTTTATCTAGGTTATCTTTGATGTAGCCAAGTGCATCAAGGGTCGACATAGTTTCATCGAATGGCACTTCAAAGGTCTGGAAATGCGGTTCTGCGTCTTTCTCTGGGTCATAACGCAGAATCTCTACTTTTTGGATGCGATTTGCTGACATTATGCTTGCTCCTCTGCGTTCTTCTGTGCCGCTTTTGCTGCTTCTTCAGCGGCTGCTTTCTCAGCAGCTTCACCGTATAGACGAGCTTTAGGCTGTGACTTAGTGATAGTCACCTTGCTGTAGTCGATAGTTGGCGCTGCATCTGGTTGGAAGAAAGCCAGCGAGTGTTTGAGGAACTCTACGTCATCACGTTCAGTACAGCCATCATCTAGACGCTGATGGGCACCACGAGACTCTTTACGCAGGATCGCAGAGTGAACCATTGCTTCTGCGACTTCTAGGCCGTAACCGACTTCGATAGCGTACAGAAGGTCAGTGTTGAACACTTTGCCTTTGTCTTTGATGCTGAT
This sequence is a window from Vibrio coralliilyticus. Protein-coding genes within it:
- a CDS encoding succinate dehydrogenase/fumarate reductase iron-sulfur subunit yields the protein MSANRIQKVEILRYDPEKDAEPHFQTFEVPFDETMSTLDALGYIKDNLDKDLSYRWSCRMAICGSCGIMVNGVPKLACKSFLRDYPNGVKIEPLANFPIEKDLIVDMTPFIERLEAIKPYIIGNDRKPEDGTNLQTPEQMAKYKQFAGCINCGLCYAACPQFGLNPEFIGPAALTLAHRYNLDSRDNGKDERMSLINGENGAWGCTFVGYCSEVCPKNVDPAAAVNQGKVESSMDFVISMFKPDGTPTKTTQEA
- the frdC gene encoding fumarate reductase subunit FrdC — protein: MSNRKPYVREVKRTWWKDHPFYRFYMLREATVLPLILFTLFLTFGLGCLVKGPEAWQGWIEFMANPLVVTINIVALAGSLLHAQTFFSMMPQVMPIRLKGKPVDKKIIVLTQWAAVAFISLIVLVIV